The Virgibacillus sp. MSP4-1 genome has a segment encoding these proteins:
- a CDS encoding ring-cleaving dioxygenase — MAKATKGVHHITAIAGDPQENMDFYAGILGLRFVKKTVNFDDPGTYHFYFGDENGSPGTIMTFFPVQDALKGRVGSGQVGVTSFVVPLDSLSFWEKRLAKFDIDVKKSDRFGERSLEFEDVHGLRLELVEREKGPVNDWSFGEVTPDVAIKGFGGATLYSREPGKTAELLTELMGLEKTGEEEDIIRLQAYGDIGNVIDIKQSAVIRGLQGAGTIHHIAFRTDDDDDQLEWQSLLQENGYQVTPVQDRNYFNSVYFREHGHILFEIATDSPGFMIDEGKEQLGESLRLPEWYEPHRERIENILLPVDVRELD; from the coding sequence ATGGCAAAGGCTACAAAGGGAGTTCATCATATTACGGCAATTGCCGGTGATCCTCAGGAAAATATGGATTTCTATGCAGGAATTTTAGGCTTAAGGTTTGTGAAAAAAACAGTTAATTTCGATGATCCTGGAACCTATCACTTTTATTTTGGTGATGAAAATGGATCACCTGGAACGATTATGACATTTTTTCCGGTACAGGATGCCCTTAAAGGCAGAGTTGGCAGTGGCCAGGTGGGAGTGACATCATTCGTTGTGCCACTTGATTCTCTGTCTTTTTGGGAAAAACGGCTAGCTAAATTTGATATCGATGTAAAGAAATCAGATCGGTTTGGAGAGCGTTCTTTGGAATTTGAAGATGTTCATGGTCTTCGTTTAGAACTTGTAGAGCGTGAGAAAGGTCCAGTGAACGATTGGAGTTTTGGCGAAGTGACTCCGGATGTTGCCATTAAGGGATTTGGAGGGGCCACACTTTATTCCCGTGAGCCTGGGAAAACGGCAGAACTGTTAACTGAATTAATGGGGCTGGAAAAGACAGGTGAGGAAGAAGATATCATTCGCCTGCAAGCTTATGGTGATATAGGGAATGTGATTGATATAAAACAATCAGCGGTTATTAGAGGTTTGCAAGGAGCAGGGACCATCCATCATATTGCTTTTCGGACGGATGATGACGATGACCAGCTGGAATGGCAGTCCCTTTTGCAGGAAAATGGCTATCAGGTAACCCCTGTCCAGGATCGTAATTATTTTAATTCTGTGTATTTTCGTGAGCATGGTCATATTTTATTTGAAATAGCCACTGATTCTCCTGGATTTATGATTGATGAGGGCAAGGAACAGTTAGGGGAATCCTTGCGCCTGCCTGAATGGTATGAACCTCATCGGGAACGTATTGAGAATATTTTATTACCAGTAGATGTCCGAGAGCTTGATTAA
- a CDS encoding ketopantoate reductase family protein, with the protein MNVVVIGAGAVGGYFGGKLAKNGESVYFLVRSKRYEQLTQRGLNIKSVHGDFSFKPNLIREPEEIANPDLVIIGLKNYHLEGAMPQIEKLVEQGAKLLPLLNGVEHLDVLTEKFGREKVLGGLCYIESTLNDKGDIIQKSPIQEIIFGPLIAQDPAFLKKIERMMMDAELQVTYTDDILEEVWKKFIFITSLSGITSAVRAPIGVALDDEVTQKFLRSLITEVYEISRVRKIGLPDDTVDTVLEKLEIISPELTSSMHRDLQKGLPMELDSMHGYLLEQGEKYQLNLPCLRAVYALLHPYKNGRN; encoded by the coding sequence ATGAATGTTGTCGTGATTGGAGCAGGAGCAGTAGGGGGCTATTTTGGCGGAAAGCTTGCCAAAAATGGGGAATCTGTTTATTTTTTAGTCCGCTCCAAAAGGTATGAACAGCTGACACAGCGGGGGTTGAACATTAAAAGTGTTCATGGTGACTTTTCCTTTAAGCCTAATCTCATAAGGGAGCCAGAGGAAATAGCCAATCCTGATTTAGTCATAATCGGGTTAAAGAATTATCATCTTGAAGGTGCAATGCCGCAAATTGAAAAACTTGTTGAGCAGGGGGCTAAATTACTGCCATTATTAAATGGAGTGGAGCATCTGGACGTACTTACTGAAAAGTTCGGCAGAGAAAAGGTGCTGGGTGGACTTTGTTACATAGAATCAACGTTAAATGACAAAGGGGATATTATTCAGAAAAGTCCCATTCAGGAAATTATTTTTGGCCCTTTAATAGCACAGGATCCTGCATTCCTCAAGAAAATTGAGAGGATGATGATGGATGCTGAGTTACAAGTGACGTATACGGATGATATCTTGGAAGAAGTGTGGAAAAAGTTTATTTTTATCACCTCGTTAAGCGGGATCACATCAGCTGTTCGGGCACCAATTGGAGTAGCCCTTGATGATGAGGTGACACAGAAATTTTTACGAAGTCTTATAACAGAAGTTTATGAAATTTCCCGAGTAAGAAAAATTGGATTACCAGACGATACCGTTGATACTGTGCTGGAAAAGTTAGAAATAATCTCGCCGGAATTAACCTCATCCATGCATAGGGATTTGCAAAAAGGACTCCCGATGGAATTAGATAGTATGCATGGATATCTGTTAGAACAGGGAGAAAAGTATCAATTAAATCTCCCTTGTTTAAGAGCTGTTTATGCATTACTGCACCCCTATAAAAACGGTCGGAATTGA
- a CDS encoding PrkA family serine protein kinase translates to MSILNKIEEHRKEEEELQWEGTFKEYLELLKEKPYLAQSAHSRIYQMIKEAGIEEKDGHNEYKFFSDELFGLEEALEKLVEEYFHPAAERLDVRKRILLLMGPVSGGKSTIVSLLKRGLERFSYTDYGAVYAIKGCPMHEDPLHLIPQHLRDDFYEEYGIRIEGNLSPLNMMRLEEEYGGRIEDVKVERVFLSENKRRGIGTFSPSDPKSQDIADLTGSIDFSTIAEYGSESDPRAYRFDGELNVANRGLMEFQEILKCDEKFLWHLLSLTQEGNFKAGRFALISADELIVAHTNEAEYRSFIANKKNEALHSRMIVMPVPYNLKVSDEERIYQKMVKESDMKNVHIAPHTLKITAIFTILTRLKESNRQDIDLLKKLYLYDGQNVEGFSEVDIDEFKKEFPDEGMEGIDPRFIMNRISSAIIRKDTNSINALDVLRSLKEGLDDHPSITKEDKERYLSFISVARKEYDEIAKNEVQKAFVYSYEESAKTLMDNYLDNVEAYCNKTKIKDPLTGEEMPPDEKLMRSIEEQIGVSENAKRGFREEILIRISAYARKGKRFDYQSHERLREAIQKKLFADLKDVVKITTSTKTPDEQQLKKINEVIATLIDEYGYDSTSANELLRYVGSLLNR, encoded by the coding sequence ATGAGCATCTTAAACAAAATTGAGGAGCATCGGAAAGAAGAGGAAGAGCTTCAATGGGAAGGTACGTTTAAGGAATACCTGGAACTTTTAAAAGAAAAGCCTTATTTAGCACAGTCTGCACATTCAAGAATTTATCAGATGATCAAAGAGGCAGGCATTGAAGAAAAGGATGGGCATAACGAATACAAGTTTTTTAGTGATGAGCTTTTTGGACTGGAGGAAGCGCTGGAAAAGCTGGTCGAGGAATACTTCCATCCGGCTGCAGAACGGCTGGATGTCCGTAAGCGGATTTTATTATTAATGGGACCGGTAAGCGGCGGAAAGTCAACTATCGTTTCATTGCTTAAAAGAGGCCTGGAGCGTTTTTCCTATACGGATTACGGTGCTGTATATGCCATTAAAGGCTGTCCCATGCATGAAGATCCTTTGCACCTGATTCCTCAGCATTTACGGGATGATTTTTATGAGGAATACGGCATACGGATTGAGGGGAATTTATCTCCGCTCAACATGATGCGACTTGAAGAGGAATATGGAGGCCGGATTGAGGATGTGAAGGTGGAACGGGTCTTTTTATCTGAAAATAAACGCCGGGGTATTGGTACCTTCAGCCCGTCTGACCCGAAATCACAGGATATTGCAGACTTAACGGGTTCCATTGATTTCTCGACCATCGCTGAGTACGGGTCTGAATCAGATCCCCGTGCCTATCGTTTCGATGGGGAGTTAAATGTGGCCAACCGCGGTTTAATGGAGTTTCAGGAAATCTTAAAGTGTGATGAGAAGTTCCTATGGCACCTGTTATCTCTTACTCAGGAAGGGAACTTTAAGGCTGGACGCTTTGCTTTAATCAGTGCTGATGAACTGATTGTTGCCCATACGAATGAAGCAGAGTACCGTTCATTTATAGCAAATAAAAAGAATGAAGCTTTACATTCCCGGATGATTGTCATGCCGGTCCCATATAATCTGAAAGTCAGTGATGAAGAGCGAATTTATCAGAAAATGGTGAAGGAAAGTGATATGAAGAATGTCCATATTGCGCCACATACTTTAAAAATTACGGCCATTTTCACCATCCTGACACGGTTAAAGGAGTCAAACCGGCAGGACATTGATCTCCTAAAGAAGCTTTATTTATATGATGGGCAAAATGTAGAAGGTTTCAGCGAAGTGGATATTGATGAGTTTAAAAAGGAATTCCCGGATGAAGGAATGGAAGGCATTGATCCCCGTTTTATTATGAATCGGATTTCTTCTGCCATCATCAGAAAGGATACCAATTCCATTAATGCCCTGGATGTGCTGCGTTCATTAAAAGAGGGATTAGACGATCATCCTTCGATTACGAAAGAAGACAAAGAGCGTTATTTATCTTTTATTTCGGTTGCCCGAAAGGAATACGATGAGATTGCGAAAAATGAAGTGCAAAAGGCATTCGTCTACTCTTATGAAGAATCTGCGAAAACGCTGATGGATAATTATCTTGATAATGTTGAGGCCTATTGTAACAAAACGAAAATTAAAGATCCTCTGACTGGCGAAGAAATGCCGCCGGATGAAAAGCTGATGCGTTCTATTGAGGAGCAAATTGGTGTTTCTGAAAATGCCAAGCGCGGTTTCCGTGAAGAGATTTTAATCCGTATTTCAGCTTATGCCCGTAAAGGTAAACGTTTTGATTATCAGTCTCATGAAAGGCTGCGTGAAGCCATCCAAAAGAAATTGTTTGCTGATTTAAAGGATGTCGTCAAGATTACCACTTCAACCAAAACTCCTGATGAGCAGCAGTTGAAGAAAATCAATGAGGTGATTGCGACCCTTATTGATGAATATGGATATGATTCAACGTCGGCCAATGAATTGTTGCGCTATGTCGGCAGTCTTTTAAATCGCTAA
- a CDS encoding alpha/beta hydrolase, producing the protein MKHIFNKGSNPEKPTFLLLHGTGGTEQDLLPLAGMIDDDASVLSVRGNVSENGMPRFFRRLAEGVFDEEDLINRTKELHEFLDEAAEKYNFDRNNVVAIGYSNGANIAGSLLFHYQHSLRGAMLHHPMVPRKGIELPDLTEVPVFIGAGSNDPICSPEESNELQSLLEKAGADVELHWEDYGHQLTRGEVEKAAEWYRKHFN; encoded by the coding sequence TTGAAACATATTTTTAATAAAGGATCAAATCCAGAGAAACCAACTTTTTTACTACTTCACGGAACCGGTGGAACCGAGCAGGATTTATTACCGCTGGCCGGTATGATTGACGATGATGCATCGGTGCTGAGTGTACGCGGGAATGTTTCCGAGAATGGAATGCCAAGATTTTTCCGTCGATTAGCGGAAGGTGTATTTGATGAGGAGGATCTTATCAATCGTACAAAAGAGCTGCATGAGTTTTTAGATGAAGCCGCTGAAAAATATAATTTTGATCGAAATAATGTTGTAGCTATAGGCTATTCCAATGGTGCGAATATTGCCGGCAGTCTACTATTCCATTATCAACATTCGTTAAGAGGTGCTATGCTGCATCATCCAATGGTGCCGAGAAAAGGTATTGAACTGCCGGATTTAACTGAGGTTCCTGTGTTTATTGGGGCTGGGAGTAATGATCCCATTTGTTCTCCCGAAGAATCCAATGAGCTTCAGTCTCTTTTAGAAAAGGCAGGGGCTGATGTGGAACTGCACTGGGAGGATTATGGACACCAGTTGACCAGGGGTGAAGTGGAAAAAGCAGCAGAGTGGTATAGAAAACACTTTAATTAA
- the wrbA gene encoding NAD(P)H:quinone oxidoreductase, with translation MGFFSRLFNKSEQKESSQMADVNLAVIYYSSTGINYQMAKWAEEAGKEAGANVKVVKVPELAPEEAIASNPAWKEHYEATKDVPEATSDDIEWADAMLFSMPTRFGNLPAQMKQFLDSQGGLWANGKTVNKVVSGMTSAQNPHGGQEATVQSLYTSMAHWGAIIVPPGYSDQSIFAGGGNPYGTSATQGEDGKIAGDGVEGAVKHQAKRLVDVATLVKNGQ, from the coding sequence ATGGGATTTTTCAGCAGACTATTTAATAAATCAGAACAAAAGGAGTCGAGTCAAATGGCAGATGTAAATTTAGCAGTTATTTATTACAGTTCAACCGGAATTAATTATCAGATGGCTAAATGGGCTGAAGAAGCAGGAAAAGAGGCAGGTGCAAACGTAAAAGTTGTCAAAGTTCCTGAGCTTGCTCCTGAGGAAGCGATTGCGTCCAACCCGGCCTGGAAGGAGCACTATGAGGCTACAAAGGACGTACCAGAAGCAACTTCAGATGATATCGAGTGGGCAGATGCTATGCTATTTAGTATGCCTACACGATTTGGTAACCTTCCTGCTCAAATGAAGCAATTCCTTGATAGTCAAGGTGGTCTATGGGCAAATGGTAAAACGGTGAATAAAGTTGTAAGTGGGATGACTTCTGCACAAAATCCACATGGTGGCCAGGAAGCAACTGTCCAGTCCCTTTATACATCTATGGCACACTGGGGAGCGATTATTGTACCTCCAGGATATTCTGATCAATCCATTTTTGCTGGTGGCGGAAACCCTTATGGTACAAGTGCTACACAAGGTGAAGACGGTAAAATCGCTGGAGACGGAGTAGAAGGCGCTGTTAAGCATCAGGCGAAGCGACTTGTAGATGTGGCTACCCTGGTGAAAAACGGCCAGTAA
- a CDS encoding methylated-DNA--[protein]-cysteine S-methyltransferase has translation MNKQFLFYDEIQTNLGPVTLMMKDESLLAIQYGKLNQLREPFQKWLGRHFDQPVFERNPAKLLEVTQQLEEYFNGTRTQFELSYEIYGTPFQKQIWQALSEIPYGEVRTYKEIAQLVQSPKAQRAVGGAVNRNPLPIFLPCHRVVGSNGTMTGYAGGLGKKEFLLHLEGCSVESQ, from the coding sequence ATGAACAAACAATTCCTGTTTTATGATGAAATCCAAACGAATCTGGGTCCTGTCACATTGATGATGAAGGATGAGTCATTGCTGGCGATACAGTACGGGAAGCTCAATCAGTTGAGGGAGCCTTTTCAGAAGTGGCTCGGCAGGCATTTTGACCAGCCTGTTTTTGAACGTAACCCAGCAAAGCTTTTGGAGGTAACACAGCAGCTTGAAGAGTATTTCAATGGAACACGCACACAATTTGAACTTTCCTATGAAATATACGGTACTCCATTCCAAAAACAAATCTGGCAGGCTTTGAGTGAAATTCCGTATGGAGAAGTTCGTACATATAAAGAAATAGCCCAGCTTGTTCAATCCCCTAAAGCACAGCGAGCGGTAGGCGGTGCTGTTAATCGGAATCCTCTGCCCATTTTCCTTCCCTGCCATAGAGTCGTGGGCAGTAATGGGACCATGACAGGATATGCAGGCGGACTCGGGAAAAAGGAATTTTTGCTTCATTTGGAAGGATGTTCAGTCGAATCACAGTAG
- the queG gene encoding tRNA epoxyqueuosine(34) reductase QueG, which translates to MFDELKQDVIEQSRVIGIDKIGFASVDVFSILKERLKQQQENQYQSGFEKGTIEERTTPRNLMPEAQSIISIALAYPSKLENAPRSTKGDRRGQFCRASWGTDYHDILRDRLEQLGQFLKEKHPDAEYKIMVDTGELADKEVAARAGLGFTGKNTVLITPEFGSYVYLGEIITNIPFEPDQPLEEDCGDCNLCVDTCPTGALIQGGQLNAQKCIAFLTQTKDYLPDEYRAKIGNRLYGCDTCQVVCPKNKGKNFHFHKEMEPDPEVVKPRLKPLLRISNREFKETFGPMAGSWRGKKPIQRNAIIALANYKDQTAVDELIHVMKHDPRPMIRGTAAWALGKIGSEAGRLAIQEAQEKESDESALAEMEKGLDYFASPQS; encoded by the coding sequence TTGTTTGATGAATTGAAACAGGATGTGATTGAACAGAGCAGGGTGATTGGGATTGATAAAATCGGCTTTGCTTCGGTTGATGTATTTTCCATCCTTAAGGAACGTCTGAAGCAGCAGCAGGAAAATCAATACCAGTCCGGCTTTGAAAAGGGCACCATTGAGGAGAGAACCACCCCTCGTAACTTAATGCCTGAAGCCCAGTCGATCATTTCGATTGCGCTGGCCTATCCTTCCAAACTGGAGAACGCTCCCCGCAGCACGAAAGGAGATCGGCGCGGACAGTTCTGCCGGGCCTCATGGGGAACGGACTATCACGATATTTTAAGGGACCGGCTTGAACAGCTGGGGCAGTTTTTAAAAGAAAAACATCCAGATGCCGAGTATAAAATTATGGTGGATACCGGGGAGTTGGCCGATAAAGAGGTTGCTGCACGGGCAGGACTCGGGTTTACCGGGAAAAATACAGTTCTGATTACCCCTGAATTTGGTTCCTACGTTTATCTAGGTGAAATAATCACGAACATTCCGTTTGAGCCGGATCAACCCCTGGAAGAGGACTGTGGCGATTGCAACCTCTGTGTAGATACCTGTCCCACGGGAGCCTTGATTCAGGGTGGACAGCTGAATGCTCAGAAATGTATCGCCTTTTTAACACAGACAAAGGATTATCTGCCTGACGAATACCGGGCTAAAATTGGGAACCGCCTATATGGATGTGATACGTGTCAGGTCGTCTGCCCGAAAAATAAGGGGAAGAACTTCCACTTCCATAAAGAAATGGAACCGGACCCTGAGGTGGTTAAACCTCGTCTTAAACCACTATTACGTATTTCAAATCGGGAGTTTAAAGAAACATTTGGACCGATGGCAGGCTCATGGCGGGGGAAAAAGCCCATTCAACGTAATGCCATTATCGCTTTGGCAAATTATAAGGATCAGACAGCGGTTGATGAACTCATTCATGTCATGAAGCATGACCCACGGCCAATGATTCGTGGTACCGCAGCCTGGGCTTTAGGAAAAATAGGCTCTGAGGCTGGAAGGTTAGCCATTCAGGAAGCTCAGGAAAAAGAATCCGATGAATCGGCATTAGCCGAAATGGAAAAAGGGCTGGACTATTTCGCATCCCCGCAAAGCTGA
- a CDS encoding tRNA (cytidine(34)-2'-O)-methyltransferase, giving the protein MGIHVVLYQPEIPANTGNISRTCLGTNTTLHLIRPLGFSTDDKMVRRAGLDYWYNVDIKYYDSIDELYNKYPDGTYYYIENFGTKYYTDFDYSNQDEDIFFVFGKESSGIPKDLLEGKEDHCLRIHMNDQIRSLNLSNTAAIIIFEALRQQGFPNMN; this is encoded by the coding sequence TTGGGAATACATGTCGTCTTATATCAGCCAGAAATCCCAGCTAATACAGGGAATATTTCACGTACCTGCCTGGGCACGAATACCACTTTACATCTGATCCGACCTCTTGGATTTTCAACAGATGATAAGATGGTTCGTCGTGCAGGGCTGGACTATTGGTACAATGTTGATATCAAGTACTATGATTCCATTGATGAGCTATATAACAAGTATCCGGATGGAACCTATTATTATATAGAAAACTTTGGAACGAAATACTATACTGATTTTGATTACAGCAACCAGGATGAGGATATTTTTTTTGTTTTTGGTAAAGAATCTTCCGGGATTCCCAAAGATCTGCTTGAGGGAAAAGAGGATCACTGTCTTCGTATTCATATGAATGATCAGATACGCTCCCTCAATCTCTCAAATACAGCAGCCATTATTATTTTTGAGGCTCTCCGTCAGCAGGGATTTCCGAATATGAACTAA
- a CDS encoding amidase domain-containing protein produces MVDSFLQNEWEQIIRENKDFEWWRKKIEAFRRRGVQVLQVTGEGRPYHQMNRNHRREIQYHLHLSYLLKQHGKTYLEEEIIPGSLHFNGEALARHEISQAATDHHMEPIVPSFESDPKSEQRYFSYDRRAAVRYAERWWNDYNPDYQKFEVDCTNYISQCLRAGGAPMWGSPNRSRGWWYTGNNWSYSWSVAHAFRWYLSGSNQGLTATEMENATDLMPGDVICYDFEGDGKWNHTTIVVAKDGNGEPLVNAHTANSRNRYWRYEDSPAWTPKCQYKFFRIGE; encoded by the coding sequence GTGGTCGATTCTTTTCTTCAAAATGAGTGGGAGCAAATTATTCGGGAAAACAAGGATTTCGAATGGTGGAGAAAAAAAATAGAGGCTTTCAGAAGGAGGGGAGTTCAAGTCCTGCAGGTTACAGGTGAGGGACGTCCCTATCATCAGATGAACCGGAATCATCGCCGTGAAATTCAATATCATCTCCATTTGTCTTATTTACTTAAGCAACATGGCAAAACATATCTGGAAGAAGAAATCATTCCTGGAAGTCTCCATTTTAATGGTGAAGCATTAGCCCGACACGAAATTAGTCAGGCCGCAACCGATCATCATATGGAGCCAATCGTTCCTTCTTTTGAATCGGATCCGAAATCAGAACAGCGATACTTTTCCTATGACCGCAGAGCCGCTGTCCGCTATGCGGAGCGCTGGTGGAATGACTATAATCCGGACTATCAAAAGTTTGAGGTGGATTGTACGAATTACATCTCCCAGTGTCTGCGTGCTGGAGGGGCCCCGATGTGGGGGTCACCCAATCGTTCAAGGGGCTGGTGGTACACAGGGAACAACTGGAGCTACAGCTGGTCGGTTGCCCATGCTTTTCGCTGGTATTTAAGCGGTTCAAATCAGGGATTAACGGCAACAGAGATGGAAAATGCCACGGATCTTATGCCTGGTGATGTCATTTGCTACGATTTTGAGGGGGATGGGAAATGGAACCACACAACCATTGTTGTAGCCAAAGACGGCAATGGGGAGCCCCTCGTGAATGCCCATACAGCCAATAGCCGTAATCGGTACTGGCGTTATGAAGACTCGCCCGCCTGGACGCCGAAATGTCAGTACAAGTTTTTCCGTATAGGGGAGTAA
- a CDS encoding amino acid ABC transporter permease, giving the protein MIDAIMDTPYIKSLPFLWEGLQFTVAITLIGLFLGMILGALAGLGKLSKIKFIRTFWTVYIEIIRGTPIMAQALFIYFGLAELQLNSFATGVIAIALNAGAYIGEIVRGAVYSIDSGQTEAGRSLGLTERQTMRYIVWPQAFKRMIPPLGNQFVISLKDTSVFSVIAVPDLIYQGRQYYNATFEQFETLVMVCIFYLIITIPAALYLRRIERKMDV; this is encoded by the coding sequence ATGATAGATGCTATTATGGATACACCGTATATAAAATCCTTACCCTTTCTCTGGGAAGGTTTGCAATTCACTGTAGCCATTACTCTTATCGGGCTTTTTCTGGGTATGATATTAGGAGCTTTGGCCGGACTGGGGAAGCTATCCAAAATAAAGTTTATTCGAACTTTCTGGACGGTTTATATTGAAATAATCCGGGGAACGCCGATTATGGCACAGGCTTTATTTATCTATTTTGGTCTGGCAGAGTTGCAGCTGAATTCCTTTGCTACAGGTGTTATTGCTATTGCATTAAACGCGGGTGCCTACATTGGGGAAATTGTCCGCGGTGCAGTATATTCCATTGATAGTGGACAGACAGAGGCTGGGCGTTCTTTAGGGTTAACGGAGAGACAGACGATGCGCTATATTGTCTGGCCACAGGCGTTTAAGCGTATGATTCCTCCATTGGGAAATCAGTTTGTTATCAGCCTAAAGGATACATCGGTATTTTCCGTTATCGCTGTTCCTGATTTAATTTATCAGGGTCGGCAGTACTATAACGCTACCTTTGAGCAGTTTGAAACGCTTGTCATGGTCTGTATATTTTATCTTATTATAACGATTCCTGCCGCTCTTTATTTACGAAGAATAGAAAGGAAGATGGATGTCTAA
- a CDS encoding transporter substrate-binding domain-containing protein, which yields MKKLAVFLVVMLSLVMMTACGTGDSSSNGDGDSGSGSNGDSKVYQVATDANFQPFEYKNPETGEMEGFDIELLNAIAEEAGFEVNYNTMEFDGLLGSMRTGKHDIGIAGISITEDRKEEIDFSDKYYDSGLILAVPKDSELESIEDIDGHAVGARQGSTSEDYLKENTNADVNSFPEIVTAYQDLQAGRLDAVLYDLPNVQYYINQNASDELKTVGDVLQGQPYGIAFPKGSDLVEPVNEALATIKENGTYAEIYKKWFGTEPPQE from the coding sequence ATGAAAAAATTGGCTGTATTTTTAGTGGTAATGCTATCACTCGTAATGATGACAGCTTGTGGTACAGGTGATTCTTCAAGTAACGGAGATGGTGACTCAGGTAGTGGTTCAAATGGTGATTCAAAAGTTTATCAGGTTGCAACAGATGCCAACTTCCAGCCATTTGAATATAAGAATCCTGAAACAGGAGAAATGGAAGGGTTTGATATTGAATTACTCAATGCGATTGCAGAGGAAGCTGGATTTGAAGTCAACTATAACACCATGGAGTTTGATGGATTATTGGGTTCCATGCGTACTGGCAAGCATGACATTGGGATAGCTGGTATCTCCATTACTGAAGACCGCAAAGAGGAAATAGATTTCTCGGATAAATATTATGACTCTGGTTTAATTTTGGCTGTTCCTAAGGATTCTGAACTTGAATCCATAGAGGATATTGATGGCCACGCAGTAGGGGCACGTCAGGGATCCACAAGTGAAGACTATCTTAAAGAGAATACGAATGCAGATGTAAATTCGTTCCCTGAAATTGTTACAGCCTATCAGGATTTACAGGCTGGACGTCTGGATGCAGTGCTTTATGATTTACCGAATGTTCAATATTACATCAATCAAAATGCATCCGACGAATTGAAAACAGTAGGAGATGTTCTGCAGGGACAGCCTTATGGCATCGCTTTTCCAAAAGGATCTGACCTGGTTGAACCTGTTAACGAAGCATTAGCGACGATTAAGGAAAACGGGACCTATGCAGAAATCTATAAGAAATGGTTTGGTACGGAGCCGCCACAGGAATAA